A region from the Pelobates fuscus isolate aPelFus1 chromosome 3, aPelFus1.pri, whole genome shotgun sequence genome encodes:
- the IDH2 gene encoding isocitrate dehydrogenase [NADP], mitochondrial: MAGYLRAVSSVCKTSAAAFSKNPGVLGPALSQQVQQQRNYADKRIKVANPVVEMDGDEMTRIIWEFIKEKLILSNVDVDLKYYDLGLPYRDQTSDQVTIDSALATQKYNVAVKCATITPDEARVEEFKLKKMWKSPNGTIRNILGGTVFREPIICKNIPRLVPGWTQAITIGRHAFGDQYKATDFVVDQAGTFKMVFSPADGSAAKEWEVFKFQAGGVGMGMYNTDESISGFAHSCFQYAIQKKWPLYMSTKNTILKAYDGRFKDIFQEIFEQGYKPEFDKLKIWYEHRLIDDMVAQVLKSSGGFVWACKNYDGDVQSDILAQGFGSLGLMTSVLVCPDGKTIEAEAAHGTVTRHYREHQKGRPTSTNPIASIFAWTRGLEHRGKLDGNPDLIKFSQTLEKVCVETVESGVMTKDLAGCIHGGFSNVRLNEHYVNTTDFLDAIKNNLDKALGKN; encoded by the exons ATGGCCGGCTACCTGAGAGCTGTCAGCTCCGTCTGCAAAACCTCCGCCGCTGCCTTCAGCAAGAACCCCGGGGTCCTGGGACCGGCCCTCAGCCAGCAAGTGCAGCAACAACGAAACT ATGCAGACAAACGTATTAAGGTGGCCAACCCAGTGGTTGAGATGGATGGTGATGAGATGACTCGTATCATCTGGGAGTTCATCAAGGAAAAG TTGATCTTATCCAATGTAGACGTGGATTTGAAGTACTATGATCTTGGGCTTCCATATCGTGACCAAACAAGTGACCAGGTCACAATAGACTCTGCTCTGGCAACTCAGAAATACAACGTTGCTGTGAAATGTGCCACAATTACACCAGATGAGGCTCGAGTAGAAG AGTTTAAGCTGAAGAAGATGTGGAAGAGCCCCAACGGCACGATCAGGAACATCCTGGGTGGAACAGTCTTCCGTGAACCTATTATTTGTAAGAACATTCCTCGCCTGGTTCCTGGATGGACACAAGCAATCACAATTGGCAGACATGCCTTTGGTGACCAG TACAAAGCCACAGACTTTGTTGTAGATCAGGCTGGCACATTCAAGATGGTTTTTTCACCTGCTGATGGCTCTGCTGCTAAGGAGTGGGAAGTATTCAAATTTCAAGCAGGAGGAGTTGGAATGGGAATGTACAACACAGATGAG TCAATCAGTGGATTTGCACACAGCTGCTTTCAGTATGCAATTCAGAAGAAATGGCCACTTTACATGAGCACAAAGAACACCATTTTGAAGGCATATGATGGCAGGTTTAAGGACATCTTCCAGGAAATCTTTGAGCA gggctaCAAACCAGAATTCGACAAATTGAAGATCTGGTATGAACACAGACTGATTGATGACATGGTGGCACAAGTTCTGAAATCATCTGGAGGATTTGTCTGGGCCTGCAAGAACTACGATGGTGATGTTCAGTCTGACATTCTTGCTCAGG GTTTTGGTTCCCTTGGTCTCATGACATCGGTTCTGGTTTGCCCAGATGGAAAGACTATTGAAGCTGAAGCAGCTCATGGAACAGTAACTCGTCATTACAGGGAACACCAGAAG GGTCGGCCAACAAGTACAAATCCCATTGCCAGCATCTTCGCATGGACAAGAGGCTTGGAACACAGAGGCAAGCTTGATGGAAATCCAGACCTGATCAA ATTCTCCCAAACGCTAGAGAAGGTTTGTGTGGAGACTGTTGAAAGCGGTGTCATGACAAAAGACTTGGCAGGATGTATTCACGGAGGCTTCAGCAA tgtccgGCTCAACGAACATTATGTCAACACAACAGACTTCCTGGATGCCATTAAGAACAACCTTGACAAAGCTCTTGGAAAGAATTAA